AGTTATAGTCATTTTTTTAAGAATAATTATCAAATTTATTAATTATACGAAAACATTATATACGAGAGGTGAATATTATGAAATGTCATGGATGTGGAATTGATATACAAACAAATAATCCTGAAAAATTAGGATTTTTACCAGAACATATATTTGAAAAGTTTATTGGTAATGAAGAAAACGCATTATGTCAAAGATGCTTTAAACTTCAACATTATGGTGAATTACTACCTATATCTATCAATAAAGATTTTTTTAATCAATTAAAAAGCATATTACATGAATTTGAAACTGTATTATGGGTTATAGATATTATTGATTTTGAAGGTACATATGATAAAGATATATTAAATTTAGTAAAAGATAAAAATCTTTTTTTAATTATTAATAAAGTAGATCTTTTACCTAAAACTGTTCCATTTGTTGAATTAAAGAATTGGGTTTTTGATAGAGTAAAAAATGATTTAAACATAAAAAAAGATAATATTCGCTTAATAAGCGCGAAAAAGAACTTTGGTATAAATAGGTTAACTAAAATATTAAATGAAAATAATATTAAAAAGGCTTTAGTAGTAGGTACAACTAATGTTGGAAAATCATCTCTATTAAATAACCTTACTAATGTAAAAATTACAACAAGCTCTTTCCCAGGTACTACATTGGGAATTGTAAAAAGAAAAATTATTGGAACAGATATTGAATTATATGATACACCTGGAATAGAGACAAAAAAAAGATTTACAGATTTCTTTGATATATATACACAAGTTGAAATGATCCCTAAAAAAACAATAAGTAGGAAAACGTTTAAACCAGATATAGGAAAAGTTGTGTTTGTTAGTTCATTATTTAGATTTAAAATTTTATCTTTAACAAAAGATAATTTAAAGCCAATATTTTTAATATTTGCTCCAGAAAATATTTCATTTCACCAAACAAAAGAAGAAAGAGTAGAAGATCTGCTTAAAAATCATATAGGCGATGTATTATATCCACCATATGAAAAAAACTATCCTTTGGAAATAGAATTTGAAAAAGAAATAATTTCCATCGATGAAAATGATGAACTTGCTATGCCTGGTTTAGGATGGATTTCTGTAAGAAGAGGCCCGTTAAATATTGAAGTAATAAAACCAAAAAATATTGAGTTAGTTATAAGGAAACCTTTAATAACTCCAAAAAGAGGAAATATTTATTAATCGGAGGTGTTAGTATGAAGATCAAAGAACCAGGAATAGTTGTAGGTGTTTCAAACAGACATGTGCATTTATCAAAAGAAGATTTAGAAATTTTATTCGGAAAAGATTATAAATTACATCCTATGAAAGATTTAAAGCAACCAGGTCAATATGCTGCAGAAGAAGTTGTTACATTAGTTGGTCCTAAAGGTTCAATTGAAAGAGTTAGAGTATTAGGACCTGTAAGAAAAGAAACTCAAATTGAAATCTCTCAATCTGACGCTTTCAAATTAGGTGTAAAAGCACCTGTTAGAGATTCAGGAGATTTAGATGGAACTCCAGGTATAAAAATTATTGGTCCAAAAGGTGAAGTTGAAACAAAAAAAGGTTTGATTTTAGCAAAAAGACATATTCATATGCTTCCTGAAGATGCTGAAATATATGGTGTAAAAGATAAAGATTTAGTTTATGTTATTGTAGAAAGCGGCGATAGAAAACTAATTTTTGGAGATGTTTTAGTAAGAGTTAGTCCTAAATATTCTTTAGAATTCCACGTTGATACAGATGAAGCAAATGCTGCTTTAATAAAAACTGGTGACATTGTAAAAATAGCCGAATTATAACTTTAAGTGCTTGATTCCTCGAATCAAGCACTTTTTTCTTTAAGCTCTTGACTAAATAATTATTTTATTGTATAATATATTGGATTTGCAGGTGTAGCTTCAACAGGTTAGAGCGCTGCCTTGGTAAGGCAGAGGTTATGGGTTCGAGTCCCATCACCTGCTCCAGTAACTCCCCGAATTGTCGGGGATTTTATTTTATATAATGGGGGATTTTTATGAAATCTTGGGAATATTACGATAAAATTTCAAATAAATACGATGAGATGTACTCTGATCCTTATTGGCAAATGCACCTTAGAGTTAGCGAAATAATATTATTTGATAATTTGAAAATCAAAAAAGGAAAAGTTTTAGATATTGGAGCCGGCACCGGGTATTGGACAAAAATTTTTTTAGATAAAGGATACTATGTATATGCTTTGGAACCATCAAAAAAAATGTGTAATATCATGAAAGAAAGATTTAAAAATTACGATAATGTTAAAATAATAAATGGATTTGCTGAAAAATTACCTTTCGAAGATGAGAGCATTGATATTGTATTGTCCATGGGAGATGTTTTAAGTTATTCAGAAAACCAAGAAAAGTATATTAAGGAAGTATATAGAATATT
This genomic stretch from Marinitoga sp. 38H-ov harbors:
- the yqeH gene encoding ribosome biogenesis GTPase YqeH, with the translated sequence MKCHGCGIDIQTNNPEKLGFLPEHIFEKFIGNEENALCQRCFKLQHYGELLPISINKDFFNQLKSILHEFETVLWVIDIIDFEGTYDKDILNLVKDKNLFLIINKVDLLPKTVPFVELKNWVFDRVKNDLNIKKDNIRLISAKKNFGINRLTKILNENNIKKALVVGTTNVGKSSLLNNLTNVKITTSSFPGTTLGIVKRKIIGTDIELYDTPGIETKKRFTDFFDIYTQVEMIPKKTISRKTFKPDIGKVVFVSSLFRFKILSLTKDNLKPIFLIFAPENISFHQTKEERVEDLLKNHIGDVLYPPYEKNYPLEIEFEKEIISIDENDELAMPGLGWISVRRGPLNIEVIKPKNIELVIRKPLITPKRGNIY
- a CDS encoding phosphate propanoyltransferase — its product is MKIKEPGIVVGVSNRHVHLSKEDLEILFGKDYKLHPMKDLKQPGQYAAEEVVTLVGPKGSIERVRVLGPVRKETQIEISQSDAFKLGVKAPVRDSGDLDGTPGIKIIGPKGEVETKKGLILAKRHIHMLPEDAEIYGVKDKDLVYVIVESGDRKLIFGDVLVRVSPKYSLEFHVDTDEANAALIKTGDIVKIAEL
- a CDS encoding class I SAM-dependent methyltransferase: MKSWEYYDKISNKYDEMYSDPYWQMHLRVSEIILFDNLKIKKGKVLDIGAGTGYWTKIFLDKGYYVYALEPSKKMCNIMKERFKNYDNVKIINGFAEKLPFEDESIDIVLSMGDVLSYSENQEKYIKEVYRILRKSGFFIGTVDNLNKFIYDAFFSKDFDIIKVMEKKKKVKVGISNNLSFNSKLYSKDELEIFLKNYFNNIKIYGIMAFPWEDNLDFSNYWANVLELELEYSKKFFDIAEHLMYLVVK